GCCTGGAGAATCATTCATCACGGGACTACCACACTCGTTACAGATACTGTTAAACAATCAAGTTTACAAGGGCTTTACAGAATGCAAACAACATCAAGGCAACCCTTTCCAACCGCTATTGGGGGAGCTTGCAATAATGGTAACTTTAGACAGTTTTTAATGTCGTCCGAATTACTTTAATATCAAATTACCCAAAACCAAGATACAATTGAACCAATGGCCAGACCTAAAACTAAGAATAATACCATCACAATCCCTGCAGTCTCTGCATGTTGTAATGGGACAACTTTGGGAGCCAAAATCATCAACACGCTAGTTAAGTATCCATTTGTAAGCCCCAAAAGGCAAGTCAGGATGGTCACTGGAATCTCTGTTCGGAAGAATGCGGGACCATGCAAGCAGCCGTAGAAAAGTGGAAAGAACAACAATCTTGCAACACATCCACCAATCGCGACCTTTgcatttttaaggaaatatactGGAGTGAGACACTTGCCAATCAGATCAAACACATTGTAACCCGTGATGAGAACGATTGAGTACCAATCCTTGAGAAGCTCAGAGTACACATCCTCTGTGATATATCCCGGAAATATTGACAAAGTCACAATGTAAATTAGAACAATGCCAAATCCGTACCACTTCACATTTCCTACTATCTTCCACAGGGTTGCCCTCCAAACAGGCCCAGTCAGGGgacctttctcttctttttccacATTCACAGCTAGAACCTTCAAGTCAGCGTAGTACCTCATAACCGGAAGCTTATGAGCTACATTGTAAAAGACAATGCATATGGCCATAACCACAATACTAACAGAGAAATAGAGATTCGCACTGCTTCTAAGGCCTTCTTCATCTTGTGAGTATACAGCTTTGGTTAGGATCCGTAGAACAGAAACAAGAACCCCTGCAAAGGTGAAATTGAATGAACTTGCACATTAGGGAATGACCATCTCCTTAACTGTTATAAACAGCACAAATTGCTTCGCATGAAACCCAAGCCTCTAGCATGTCCAAAATGATATTCTTAACAATTAACAAGTACCAACCTTCTTCAAAATGACGTGACAATAGTATTCATATTTTGATGTATGCCATTCGGTCCTAGATGAAACACAAAGTAGCATTGCAGAATTTTACTCTTTTATATGGGTTTCAGACTCTATTTAGCTCAAATCCTATCAAACCCATTGATGTCTTGACTTGATAATAGCAAACAATCATCATGAGATAGACGTCataggttcaaattatacacacacacacacatactcaAAATGGAACACTAAACGAaattgcttgaattgataataAAGCCACATGACTAGCTAACTTCTAATCTCTCATTGTTCAAAAAACCTCTTCTAATCTCTTAAGTGCGAAGTTTTACTCTATTCATgaatttcagtaaaaaaaactaGTGCTAATAAAGTCTCTTAACTAACTTGTGAGATGTGATCCTACACCATAAAGAATCTCATTGATGTCTCGGCATGAACTAAGCCATAAGTTCAAATCCTAAtgcattaatatatatatatatatatattcagaaAGGAGATAATATACCCACATTAACTAAAGTCCCACAAGAATGTAGCAGCAGTAGAGTAGTACTAAAAATACACACACCAATAATTGTTTGTTTCTACATTaacattttctggaaaataaattattttccaaattttttttcctagaaaaCCGTATCATTTGCTTATGTTTAACAGCGACTTTAAAATGAGTTAGAAAACTCTCTCTTAattttccctatttagtttcaTGTGAGATGAAACAACTTTATCTCATGTCAAGCTAAACAAGGAAAGTTAAGAGACAGTTTTCTTTTTGACccattttcctatgtttggtatCCTAGGATGCACAAACACGGATGCGGGTTACAATTTcagaaaaattataacataaaatggCAGGTATGATACCAGTATGACCCCGGTACGGCATCTggaaaatgcaaaaaactatttcacataaaaattagagttTGTATGAATTATGATCTATCTAATAAATCAAAATGGACAGAAAATTAGACCAAACTAATAAAGAGAATGCATTAAAAAAACTCTTCTATTCTCTCAAGTGCAAAGTTTTACTCTATTCGTgaatttcagtaaaaaaaaaactagtactAATAAAGTCTCTTAACTAACTTGTGAGCTGTGATCCTACACCATAAAGGATCTCATTGATGCCTTGGCATGAACTAAGCTGTAAGTTCAAATCCtaatgcataatatatatatatatatatatatattcagaaAGGAGATATACATACCCACATTAACTAAAGTCCCACAAGAATGTAGCAGCAGAAGTGTAGTACTGTTCCTACATTAACATTTTCTggaaaatgaattattttccaatttttttttctagaaaaccgtatcatttgtttatgtttaatAGTGACTTTAAAATGAgttcaaaaattatttcttaactttccctatttagtttagCATGAAATATGTCAAGCTAAACAAGGAAAGTTAAGAGACAGTATTCTTTTTGACCCATTTTCCTGTGTTTGGTATCCTAGGATGTGCAGATACGGACAGACACGGGTTATGGGTATGATACAGTAACATAAGCAAtcttagaaaaattatataataaaatgacaaaTACAACACCGGTATGACATGAGTACGGTGTACAATATCCTAAACGAAGTGATCGCGCATACTAATATCAAACACaggaaaatgcaaaaaactatTTGGCATAAAAATTAGAGTTTGTATGAATTATGAGCTATCTAATACATCAAAATGGACAGAAAATTAGACCAATTTTGCTGTTATATGAACTATGAGCTataccttgaaaaaaaaaaaaaatctaaatgcCCTAATTTAGACACAAAAGCTCAAAATTGACCTGAAGCGGCGGTGCCAGCAACAACTGCTTGCATGTAACGCTCAGGCATTTCACCGGCGGCGCCGATGACACCACCTTGGACCAACGCATCGGCCAAGCCGCAGAGACCCATTGCCGCGACCGTGACGTAAAACCCGTCGTACAACCCGACCCGGCCCCGGAGGTAGAACACGTCCAGCAAGGGGACGATAAGGAGCGCGACGACGAAGAGGCCCAGGCCGGCGTTGATGCGAACGAAGACGTGGGACTTGTTGGAGTAGAGGATGATGACGAAGAGGCAGATTAGACCGACGAGCATGTAGGCCACGGCGAAGATGCGGTCGACGCTGGCGTCGGGGTAGAGGTAGGTGAAGTAGTCGACGGCGGTGATGAAGGCGTTCCATGGGAGGAGGTAGCCGCAGCCGAGTGTGAAGTAGATTATGTAGGCGAGGTGGAATTTGTCTTTGGGGATTGGggcggcggtggtggtggttggggaAGTTAAAGTGGTGGTTAAGAGGACGGTTGATTCGGAGTCTCCGTCGTTGGCTGTGGTGGTGAAACCCATCGGATCGGAGGAGGTTTCCGATTCGGATTTTTTTCTGATCGGTTTTTTGGGACTTTTAGGTAGGTggtggtttgtttgtttgtttgctccTTATTGTTGGTTTCGTTCGTTAAGGCCTTATTATGGTCAGATGATAAATGAAATGATGTCGTTCTTTGAATATTGTGTGAATTACGTGGTGGATTCGATCCAACAAtcttttaatgcaaaatatgGGTGGACTGATTATGGCAAGTTGGCAACATCCAAAAGTGGAATCTTTGAGAAATcgaattggatttttttttttttttttgggtaatttaaCACCAAAATGctaacaatttcgttagttaaCATTGTTTCCGAACTACTTAAGAAACTAATATCTCAAGTTTCTTAGACTCAAGTTTTATGTGCTAGAAATGCTGAGTTGAAAATTATCCAtgtgaaaattgagttttaaagactcgagttcccAACATAATACCCAACCCATGCTAAAGGATTCAACATACTGCGTCAATGAAGAAATCCAATGATTGATTCTCCAAGGCTTGGACGATGCCTTCAAAGAAAGAACAGAAGCACCAAAAAATTCTCCCAAAATTAACAAGCTTAAGAAAATCCAGATAGTTGTCTTGATGTTAAAGAACCAAATTTATTCATCCCCATAGCTCTATCAAGATAGTTTGCATTCTACAAGCCTTCATCATTCTAgcttttttatgagaaattacCACATCAATCCTGATAGCTCACCTATATCAGAGAGACACCGGAGACAACAAGCccagagagaaacaaaaaaccCAAGCCACTTCGGTGCTGAGATTGAAACTACCATGGgattatgtttatttatttatttttttttttgggttggggttcTTCAGTTACTCCTTCTAGGTTAGATTCTTCTACTATGGATTTGGGTCTTTGTGGGGTTgtgttttggtttggtttaggAAGAACTACAAGAACTAGAACTCGGGTCTCTAAAACTCAAGTTCTACATGGATTTTAATCCACCTCAGCTCTGCCACTCTATGACTTACGCAGGTGTAATATGGAAAATGTGATACTATCTATCTAACATATTTGTAAGCATTAGTGATGTGAatatgcttaaatttttttttttttgagaaaaagttagaaaaatacTCGTACCATAAGACATGTATACTTTGATCTTAGAGAAAGTGGATACTTCCTATGATTTCCTttaatgatttatatttttgttgcaaGTCCTTTAATGGTTATAGGATTTAGaggaaataattttatatttgtccgttaatggtaaaaaaaaaaattattatacaaCACATAACTAAAACTATCCTTCTAAACTTGCCTAATCTGCCAAGTTTGAATTATCCAAATTTTCACCTGACACACCATTTTTGTACGTCGATGGGTGgattggataatttttttttccatcaactAGCCCAATCCAACCTACACACACTAGAGGCTAGGggtgtgcatagagatgctgtCATCGATCCAATCGACTGGCACCAATTGTCCCACACCGCTGCTGCCACCGACCAATGGAGCCGATGCCGATGATTAGAGCTTAAATGGACTTTCGATGTCGGTGCGGTGCATTCATCAGATCAGAGAGCCCAAAACCGAGCCCCTACCGAACTGAACCGATACGTTTGAAGCATGTCTTTTCAAAGGTTTGGTCCGTTCTTCATACGACGCCATTTCGAgtatgtcttttaatttttttttaacaaaacaacgTTGTATTGggtgttgtaaaaaaaaaattaaaaaaaaaaaaaaacaaaagtacaaaACTATGTCgtattttctattttgctaGGTTTCCAGATTTTTCCCTCActatatattctttctttcacCCTCAGAGCCTTAGAGGtccttaactctctctctcttaccgGCCTGAGCAGGTGCTCGCTAGTCACCGCCGCTCACCGAGGCAAACCACTAGTAAGGTTTATTCGTTTATAGCCGTAGGTCCATTGTATTTTGTATGTTTATACAGTTATACTAACACTGTTTCAGTGTTTTGTAGTTGGTTTATACAAAAAGTGGACAAattgttttgtatttggtttataCTAAGTTGGTTTATACTAAGTTACTAACACTGTTATGGGTTGCctatttgtatttggtttataCTAATATTGATATTGTTACTAAGTTTATAGTTTATACTAAGTTCCATTCCCCCCTGTTACTGTTACctatttgtatttggtttataaaagcgttattttattttatgttttttagttAATGAAATGATAGTATCCACTAAAATGTGATATATAGTAAGTAGTAACAGTTGTGAGGGTGCCTTTTTCGTGACACttaggcccaaggatcccgggcctaaatgaaaaaggaggatttggtggaccgggccttgactcaccgcagctaacgagctgtttaagaatcaagtaggatgcagagaatactcctaacaatataaaaaaaatgacaaacaaggatatcgaagagtgccaaaaaaattaacaaggtaagttcagaaggaaagaaacaggattagcaaagcaataaaaaatagTGCTGCggggatcctgggaaatatGAAGCAATGTTTCATTAATTCGTTATCTGTtggattacagaaagctcactaggacgtgatacaaggttcagttaagctcaaaaattgcagtcttgaatggctatttcagccttcaaaacttgcaaagtttgattctcgttgaatccgagtaggtgcaatagtggcttttacaggataccgggaagcaatctttgtttttcccttagtattttttctttctacacagattttctgatagtttttcctagagaatttcttctttcttgtgtttctttctttttttctcgctGCCCTCTTCACAACCCAttccctccttttataatggagttttctgggcttcccgggaaaccgttggttcccctgttttgttcttttgcaaacagagcatgtcctgtccccatcgtctcggtaagtcccttttttcgttttctctcattctttccttctctcggttctgattcttttgaaagcttctggttggccatcctcttcgggacgtgctgaggtatgcccttctcggcatccccatttctagcgtcttcctcttttcccttttctttcctatttgggcggaatcctgttctgccatttttgaaagtcgtttgttatcattcttcttccttgtcctggttccccgaggccttttctgtctgtgccatgagaggtcgctcgcgttttgcttttatttcttattttcttcttctgtcttctttctgtcaatctgtcccagtcttcctttttctttgtgcctgaagggatccgtgcttattgatggttcctgaggatccCTGCTTCTTATACTTTACCgtggtcttcttctttttttcggATGCCTCtctttttctgggcttcaggatcctctgggcctttcttttattccctcatgggtcttccgtatctattactttgggcttagcctgaatttttccttttgggcttgacttgttcttcttttttgggcttgtttcactatgacctttttttagacctcaacaacaGTTTATACTGTTTGGGTTTTGGTtaatagtttatattgtttgggtgaacagattttttttataaagtttctactaaacagattttttttataaaaaaataaaataaaaatagattgttaatgTTTCAAATCAAACTGACCAAACCGATTAAACCGCACCGCTATAGGTTTGAAAACCAACCCTAATCCGTATGCATCggttttaattattacaaaaccAATCCCTATCGGTTTGTTGAAGGCTAAAATTTcacattccatgaaaagtaaagaagacccaattcaagcagcaagaagaatcaacattaaggccctatttatgttcagatttccagtaaaaaggtcattaaaaagtccagcaaaattTAGTGAAAGAACTGagccgggatacccagaggctgccagacGCCCGGGATCTTCAGGTAATGTAGGACAGCTACTGTaggattgagacaactcaagaaaggtaccacgaaatacaagaaatgaagaacagagatgtccttctcaagtacccactggtgcagcaaagaatcagaaagtataaagcaaacattcatgaacaaaggagctgtaccacaaagaaccaagaatgagaaaatcatacgtagaagcaactggaagagaactttcaacccaacagtaaaagattccaactatttgggaataatgacaacAAGGAAATAACACCGACAGCTAAGtctgaaaaatgagaaaccttgaaagaagagagattgaaggctaattgctgaggacgccccggaatggaaagtcagcaaatgacttttagagaaacagaaataaaagatgaaaactatgagaaaaaatggaagagaccagcccttgagcaactgtcacagcacgagctctgaggggcaaaagagagaaatcactagtaccatggagccctagaaaacacactataaaaggaagagaaaacccatgttgaaagGGGGAaggattttcagtaggaagaatatcataacagagtcattagaactctgtaaaatttaagaaaaacagaggaatgtctcccggtatcccagaaacagccactatagcacatacttggattcaaaaggattcaaactttgtaagtcttagaggcttgaatagccatcaaagtctgtaatttttgaacttatttgaaccttgtatcacgtcttagtgagcacatttgtaattcacaatcaagaaaaataatgaaatatctcatattgatttgagaatttctaacaattactttgcatatttttttactgcttcttgctgctcaatacatatatattcttgcttgtaaagctgagtccctgcccaagcaaagccactcagacttgagttccaaatcccacaagtcttgtgcaaaagcataagtctgtgagaattggggccaggatcctcgtggctgaatcattctcatgaaattcatttacatatatgtatatgtattaatatatatatatatatcctaatctaagaaactaacaattatttgaagatatgtgcattgtatagttgttcttgtgtaggacctatagaggtaaaaggaaaggacaaaactccattgcataacaagcatggagaaagattgtatagtgcagagaaccagagattctgggttcttacaggcctaatac
This genomic stretch from Quercus lobata isolate SW786 chromosome 3, ValleyOak3.0 Primary Assembly, whole genome shotgun sequence harbors:
- the LOC115982660 gene encoding equilibrative nucleotide transporter 1 — translated: MGFTTTANDGDSESTVLLTTTLTSPTTTTAAPIPKDKFHLAYIIYFTLGCGYLLPWNAFITAVDYFTYLYPDASVDRIFAVAYMLVGLICLFVIILYSNKSHVFVRINAGLGLFVVALLIVPLLDVFYLRGRVGLYDGFYVTVAAMGLCGLADALVQGGVIGAAGEMPERYMQAVVAGTAASGVLVSVLRILTKAVYSQDEEGLRSSANLYFSVSIVVMAICIVFYNVAHKLPVMRYYADLKVLAVNVEKEEKGPLTGPVWRATLWKIVGNVKWYGFGIVLIYIVTLSIFPGYITEDVYSELLKDWYSIVLITGYNVFDLIGKCLTPVYFLKNAKVAIGGCVARLLFFPLFYGCLHGPAFFRTEIPVTILTCLLGLTNGYLTSVLMILAPKVVPLQHAETAGIVMVLFLVLGLAIGSIVSWFWVI